The proteins below are encoded in one region of Limnochorda pilosa:
- a CDS encoding ABC transporter permease, whose protein sequence is MKPWQVIARREFRQLAGGRTFIIITVVGALIIGGLAFAPALLEFFSTRETQPERVLVAAPQALFQELERSARNLQGARPVRLEWLGPSLDEAGRAAADERLRSDEAGGWLEIAPQPGPEPLRVRFTQIGAASRLFATVQQMVTPLVTAARAGRLGVDPQRLADLQRPVQVEGRVLDVGGRDPLQTALAQGLSYVLLFGLYMAIILYGSSISTGVIQEKGSRVVELLAGATSPTQILVGKVLGIGGAGLLQFVVWMLVGLLFSLPQAASGLAARLGFGAVEVSVRAIPVSTLLYFTLFFLVGYTLYALLYAAFASTVSRMEEANQALMIPVFLVIIGFFVAITAWGAPESRVAVVGSLIPFFTPMALFTRIVLTPVPVWEILTGLGLTLATILLVLAFAARAYRRNILRYRRVTLKELFTGRGGERPA, encoded by the coding sequence GTGAAGCCCTGGCAGGTCATCGCCCGGCGCGAGTTTCGCCAGCTGGCCGGTGGACGGACCTTCATCATCATCACCGTGGTCGGAGCCCTCATCATCGGGGGGCTGGCCTTCGCACCGGCACTCCTGGAGTTCTTCTCCACCCGAGAAACGCAGCCCGAACGGGTGCTGGTGGCGGCGCCCCAGGCGCTCTTCCAGGAGCTGGAGCGGTCGGCCCGGAACCTCCAGGGTGCCCGGCCCGTGCGCCTGGAGTGGCTCGGCCCCTCCCTGGACGAGGCCGGCCGGGCGGCGGCCGACGAGCGGCTGCGATCGGACGAGGCGGGCGGTTGGCTGGAGATCGCCCCCCAGCCGGGGCCGGAGCCGCTGCGGGTCCGGTTCACCCAGATCGGGGCGGCGAGCCGGCTCTTCGCGACCGTCCAGCAGATGGTCACCCCCCTGGTGACTGCTGCCCGGGCCGGGCGGCTGGGGGTCGATCCCCAGAGGTTGGCCGACCTCCAGCGGCCCGTTCAGGTGGAAGGACGTGTCCTCGACGTGGGCGGCCGGGACCCGCTCCAGACCGCCCTGGCCCAGGGGCTGAGCTACGTTCTCCTCTTCGGCCTCTACATGGCCATCATCCTCTACGGGAGCTCGATCAGCACGGGCGTCATCCAGGAGAAGGGCAGTCGGGTGGTGGAGCTCCTGGCCGGCGCGACCTCGCCCACCCAGATCCTGGTGGGCAAGGTGCTTGGCATCGGCGGGGCCGGGCTCCTGCAGTTCGTGGTCTGGATGCTGGTGGGGCTCCTCTTCTCCCTTCCCCAGGCAGCCTCGGGGCTCGCGGCGCGGCTTGGCTTCGGGGCCGTGGAAGTCTCGGTGCGGGCCATCCCTGTCTCCACCCTGCTTTACTTCACCCTCTTCTTCCTGGTGGGGTACACCCTCTATGCCCTCCTCTACGCGGCTTTCGCCAGCACCGTCTCCCGCATGGAGGAGGCGAACCAGGCGCTGATGATCCCCGTCTTCCTGGTGATCATCGGCTTCTTCGTGGCCATCACCGCCTGGGGTGCCCCTGAGAGCCGGGTGGCCGTCGTTGGTTCGCTCATCCCCTTCTTCACCCCCATGGCCCTCTTCACCCGGATCGTCCTGACGCCGGTGCCGGTCTGGGAGATCCTGACGGGCCTGGGGCTCACCCTAGCGACGATCCTCCTGGTCCTGGCCTTCGCGGCCCGGGCCTACCGCCGCAACATCCTCCGATACCGCCGCGTCACGCTGAAGGAGCTCTTCACGGGCCGCGGGGGCGAGCGCCCGGCGTGA
- a CDS encoding site-specific DNA-methyltransferase, which produces MPAAKGPGEPTDQPEARLVWPGKATPREVLAEAEATQVRFRVAERFDAGDGEPNLLFWGDNVHVAAALLERWRGRIDLVYIDPPFGLQRTLRMGWGSHPSDPLAYDDRWPEGWAGYLQMLYPRLVLIRELLSERGSLYVHMGPQLAPYVRVVLDELFGPGGFRNEIVWRRDAAGKGGKRRSLQWPRNTESILFYTRRPRGYHFEQPSRPLSPRQAAAYRLREPDGRRFRAVQLGNYTETSIRRLEAEGRIYVSPSGRRYKKYYLDEATATVDGLWTDLPGFGTRTAAREHLGYPGQKPEALLERILLASSRPGDWVADLFCGAGTTLAVAERLGRRWIGCDLAPLAVQTCRRRLAPAARRPFEIHWEEAPVRCTVHEGLPPVGVEAAWDGPAVRVRLVPPGDVSGGGTGAGAGEQGWAPEIDGWSLDVGAGSAFRHRWVSFRPYRPSDPPLALEIRSAASGAGERLVVQVADRDGRVFRFHGAPPGRDGGRAGSWEPLHPVAAG; this is translated from the coding sequence GTGCCGGCCGCTAAGGGGCCGGGCGAGCCCACGGACCAGCCCGAGGCCCGGCTGGTCTGGCCGGGCAAGGCGACGCCCCGGGAGGTGCTGGCCGAGGCGGAGGCGACCCAGGTCCGGTTCCGCGTGGCCGAGCGGTTCGACGCTGGAGACGGGGAGCCCAACCTGCTCTTCTGGGGCGACAACGTGCACGTGGCCGCCGCCCTCCTGGAGCGATGGCGAGGCCGCATCGACCTGGTCTACATCGACCCGCCCTTCGGCCTCCAGCGCACCCTGCGCATGGGATGGGGCTCCCACCCTTCCGACCCGCTCGCCTACGACGACCGCTGGCCCGAGGGATGGGCCGGCTACCTTCAGATGCTCTATCCCCGGCTGGTCTTGATCCGGGAGCTGCTGAGCGAGCGCGGCAGCCTCTACGTGCACATGGGACCCCAGCTGGCGCCTTACGTCCGGGTGGTGCTCGACGAGCTCTTCGGCCCCGGCGGCTTCCGGAACGAGATCGTCTGGCGCCGGGACGCGGCGGGCAAGGGCGGCAAGCGCCGGTCGCTCCAGTGGCCGCGCAACACCGAATCCATCCTTTTCTACACCCGCCGTCCCCGAGGGTATCACTTCGAGCAACCGAGCCGGCCCCTGAGCCCCCGGCAGGCCGCCGCCTACCGGCTGCGGGAGCCGGACGGCCGGCGGTTCCGGGCGGTGCAGCTGGGGAACTACACTGAAACCTCCATCCGGCGCCTGGAGGCCGAGGGGCGGATCTACGTCTCGCCTTCGGGAAGACGGTACAAGAAGTACTACCTGGACGAGGCGACGGCCACGGTTGACGGGCTCTGGACGGACCTGCCCGGCTTCGGCACCCGGACGGCGGCCCGCGAGCACCTGGGCTACCCGGGGCAGAAGCCCGAGGCCCTGCTGGAACGGATTCTCCTTGCGTCCTCCCGCCCGGGCGACTGGGTGGCGGACCTCTTCTGCGGCGCAGGCACCACCCTGGCCGTGGCCGAGCGCCTGGGCCGCCGGTGGATCGGCTGCGACCTGGCGCCCCTGGCCGTGCAGACCTGCCGGCGCCGCCTGGCTCCGGCAGCCCGTCGCCCCTTCGAGATCCACTGGGAGGAGGCTCCCGTGCGCTGCACGGTCCACGAGGGCCTGCCGCCGGTAGGGGTGGAGGCGGCCTGGGACGGGCCCGCCGTGCGGGTACGGCTGGTGCCGCCGGGAGACGTTTCGGGCGGTGGGACCGGCGCCGGTGCCGGAGAGCAGGGGTGGGCACCCGAGATCGATGGCTGGTCCCTGGACGTGGGTGCCGGGTCGGCCTTCCGCCACCGGTGGGTGAGCTTCCGCCCATACCGGCCCTCCGATCCGCCCTTGGCACTGGAGATCCGCAGCGCCGCGTCCGGAGCGGGCGAGCGGCTGGTCGTGCAGGTCGCGGATCGGGACGGGCGGGTCTTCCGTTTCCATGGAGCGCCCCCCGGCCGGGACGGAGGGCGGGCCGGGAGCTGGGAGCCGCTCCACCCGGTTGCGGCCGGGTAA
- a CDS encoding zinc-dependent alcohol dehydrogenase has translation MGYRLSIPRFLAARAFGRHAPSLYYGPLSSLGVVTSPRKPLPDAAWARVVPILAGICGSDLGTLAGKNSPALSPYVSFPAVLGHEVVGRVAEAGPDAGVDEDERVVVNPFLPCQVRGLDPCPACRRGETCMCENFDRGAFSPGMLLGFCRDLPGGWGEELLAHGSQLFHAPEDLSDERLVLVEPLSIALHAALREAPAPGERVLVLGAGPIGLATVASLRLLELPVHVTVLAKYPVQEDLARRLGADAVYRTARRGEDPAFQAAREVAGARVLRPLLGRRVVSGGFDLTFDCVGSPSSLDDALRVTREGGRVVLVGAAGEVPRLDWTFVWARGLRLVGSVGYEVERFRDRRLHTFELAMELLRSHPELPVEAMVTHRFPLGRFREALELSLGPRRREAVKVVFTGPAAGGSQGAGR, from the coding sequence GTGGGGTACCGTCTTTCCATCCCCCGCTTTCTCGCGGCCCGGGCGTTCGGCCGGCACGCGCCTTCCCTCTACTACGGGCCCCTATCCAGCCTGGGTGTGGTGACGAGCCCCCGGAAGCCGCTGCCCGATGCCGCCTGGGCGCGGGTGGTGCCGATCCTGGCCGGCATCTGCGGCAGCGACCTGGGCACCCTGGCGGGGAAGAACAGCCCCGCGCTTTCGCCCTACGTCTCCTTTCCGGCGGTGCTCGGCCACGAGGTGGTGGGCCGGGTGGCGGAGGCCGGACCCGACGCCGGCGTGGACGAGGACGAGCGGGTGGTGGTCAACCCATTCCTGCCGTGCCAGGTGCGGGGGCTGGATCCCTGCCCTGCCTGCCGCCGGGGCGAGACGTGCATGTGCGAGAACTTCGACCGTGGCGCCTTCTCCCCCGGCATGCTCCTGGGCTTCTGCCGCGACCTGCCCGGCGGCTGGGGGGAGGAGCTGCTGGCCCACGGGAGCCAGCTCTTCCACGCGCCCGAGGACCTGTCGGACGAGCGGCTGGTCCTGGTGGAGCCCCTCAGCATCGCGCTCCACGCGGCCCTGAGGGAGGCGCCCGCTCCGGGGGAGCGGGTGCTGGTGCTGGGGGCCGGCCCGATCGGGCTTGCGACCGTAGCCTCCTTGCGTCTGCTGGAGTTGCCCGTCCACGTCACCGTCTTGGCCAAGTACCCTGTCCAGGAGGATCTCGCCCGCCGGCTGGGGGCCGACGCGGTCTACCGGACCGCCCGGCGCGGCGAGGATCCGGCCTTCCAGGCGGCCCGGGAGGTGGCGGGCGCCCGGGTGTTGCGGCCTTTGCTGGGCCGGCGGGTGGTGAGCGGCGGCTTTGACCTCACCTTCGATTGCGTAGGATCGCCGTCGAGCCTGGACGACGCGCTGCGGGTCACCCGGGAGGGCGGCCGGGTGGTGCTGGTGGGTGCCGCCGGCGAGGTTCCTCGGCTCGACTGGACCTTCGTCTGGGCCCGGGGCCTGAGGCTGGTGGGGAGCGTCGGCTATGAGGTGGAGCGTTTCCGGGATCGTCGCCTCCACACCTTCGAGCTGGCCATGGAGCTCCTGCGGAGCCACCCGGAGCTGCCCGTGGAGGCCATGGTCACCCACCGCTTCCCCCTGGGCCGGTTCCGGGAGGCGCTGGAGCTCAGCCTTGGCCCACGGCGCCGCGAGGCGGTGAAGGTGGTCTTCACGGGACCAGCGGCGGGGGGGTCCCAGGGTGCCGGCCGCTAA
- a CDS encoding ABC transporter ATP-binding protein, with protein sequence MLELRGVAKRFGPVRAVEDVDLTVEEGSIFGLIGPNGAGKTTSMRMILNILEPDAGQISWQGRPVRAVAAREFGYLPEERGLYPRMSVRDELRFFAALRGVSGPQLEHEMDGWLDRFMGDQAGKKVEDLSKGNSQKVQFLAAILHRPRLLILDEPFGGLDPVNVQALKEAVRELNAQGTTILFSSHRMDHVEELCTHLALIDRGRVRLNGSLEEVRGSSGRRYLRLTMQDPGDLDALLQRLPQLQGASLAGGGLEAEVDARLDPQVVLQEALAVGPVRRFEVAPPSLEQVYLEQVGKEAVAP encoded by the coding sequence GTGCTGGAGTTGCGTGGTGTGGCCAAGCGGTTCGGACCCGTCCGGGCCGTGGAAGACGTCGACCTGACCGTGGAGGAGGGGTCCATCTTCGGCCTGATTGGCCCCAACGGTGCAGGCAAGACGACCAGCATGCGCATGATCCTCAACATCCTGGAGCCCGATGCGGGCCAGATCTCCTGGCAGGGGCGCCCGGTGCGGGCGGTGGCCGCCAGGGAATTCGGGTACCTGCCCGAGGAGCGGGGCCTCTACCCCCGCATGAGCGTCCGCGACGAGCTCCGCTTCTTCGCCGCGTTGCGGGGCGTGAGCGGCCCCCAGCTCGAGCACGAGATGGACGGGTGGCTCGACCGGTTCATGGGAGATCAGGCCGGCAAGAAGGTGGAGGACCTCTCCAAGGGCAACAGCCAGAAGGTCCAGTTTCTGGCGGCCATCCTACACCGCCCCCGGCTGCTGATCCTGGACGAGCCCTTCGGCGGGTTGGACCCGGTGAACGTCCAGGCGCTGAAGGAGGCGGTGCGCGAGCTCAACGCCCAGGGAACCACCATCCTCTTCTCCAGCCACCGGATGGACCACGTGGAGGAGCTCTGCACCCACCTGGCCCTCATCGACCGGGGCCGGGTGAGGCTGAACGGGTCGCTGGAGGAGGTGCGGGGCTCTTCGGGAAGGCGCTACCTGCGCCTGACCATGCAGGATCCCGGGGACCTGGACGCGCTCCTGCAACGGCTGCCGCAGCTTCAGGGCGCAAGCCTGGCCGGCGGAGGCCTGGAGGCGGAGGTGGACGCCCGGCTGGATCCCCAGGTCGTGCTGCAGGAAGCCCTGGCGGTAGGGCCGGTGCGGCGCTTCGAGGTGGCACCTCCCAGCCTGGAGCAAGTCTATCTCGAGCAGGTGGGAAAGGAGGCCGTCGCCCCGTGA